In the genome of Ignavibacteriales bacterium, one region contains:
- a CDS encoding PAS domain S-box protein: protein MLSKIFRLTIGVIILLVLKTSGQSFNVQKYTVENGLPDNGVYDITQDDKGRMWFATLSGISRYDGAEWINYNSSDGLSAKRYFRVVRDVEDKIWAVPFSPFDTIAYYTNKKWKFIPFPKEKILVLTSFQPVRMNGVVVPVLGTSSGVFVFKNKSWQKLTTDDGLIDPYVNSLVEHNGKVYICTKKGISVYNGSEIDNSINTSLKTNNVSVYSLFFSEDGAILIFDAGRIARYQNSKLTTLIKDLSLRWLPFHERPVFIQDKKGRIYFGNSSAKFYIDENTGKLVQLGSENGFISAGANSVFIDKEENIWFSYGRGVDKISTLRFINYNENTGLLEDEVASIASLDSSTLVFGHNMGLTFFSETGTQKIDLRDKFKTSYMHFRVGDMAKDSKGNIWFISAQFGLGKISKSKNITWYSSDLNINFNSIAVDDNDKVWIASTNGLFTLSGNRLVPVHNIPEAKSSIRKIEKINGLLYLLGPGIRILDPHQSRLIKTIFFEKNNDLNNHYSAFKNDEGKILIGNYKGVYELSGDTLLPYEPLKNKIKSPVYFITQDREKNYWIGTNKGVYKWDNKILRQFTKNHGLAGNETNRAAVLVVNLNRVWIGTDEGVSCYLSEYDTYPEKIPDPQILYFELEGKERFPLRIPSTLSSSDNTLYFYFRGVSFVNERSINFRIMLEPFDTEWIEIRDNSPLPTRYTNLNPGTYVLRVQARNGNGEWSEEVRSAEITINQPFYRQAWFVILLMAIAAGVAYAFYKYAAQRQYFSKLETEIIKRTSELRASEYKYRELVKTMNEGLAIVDVKGKYQFVNQRYCEMIGASEEELLGANIDSFGFNALTDQASNQIETQEKILKRKDGSEIYVLVSPRQLFDLSGIYQGSFAVFTDITQRKKVELSLQETNERYKELAESFTDMFFALDRNLCYTYWNSAAEKITGIQSENVLGKSVTEIFPKINSNRILVSLQAVVLNQKPVNIVFDSHKDEIREYFEFNIYPSRQGLVVFCRDITERIAAEEAVRKYSEELKELNAAKDKFFSIISHDLKSPFQGLLGFSSVLKDEYENLTPEEIKTFTSHIQNTTKNLYNLLQTLLQWSRIQTGKMEFHPAVCNLNEEVTYAFNLLQGMADNKRIKLQNKVSEEISVYADTNMLNSIFLNLITNAIKFTLPGGSVTITAIRDYNRIKVSVEDTGVGIKAEHFDFLFRIDKQFTTAGTDRESGSGLGLIICKDLVRKHNGEIYVESEPGRGTRFIFTLPDDKKNFR, encoded by the coding sequence GTGTTATCAAAAATCTTCCGGTTGACCATCGGGGTAATTATCCTGTTAGTACTAAAAACTTCTGGACAAAGTTTTAATGTTCAGAAGTATACAGTTGAAAACGGGCTGCCGGATAACGGGGTTTATGATATTACACAGGATGATAAGGGGAGAATGTGGTTTGCCACCCTCTCCGGAATTTCACGGTACGATGGCGCGGAATGGATCAACTATAATTCTTCTGATGGGCTAAGCGCTAAAAGATATTTCCGTGTTGTGCGTGATGTTGAAGATAAAATCTGGGCAGTACCTTTCAGTCCTTTTGATACGATTGCCTACTATACAAATAAAAAATGGAAATTTATTCCTTTCCCTAAAGAGAAAATTCTTGTACTTACATCATTTCAACCGGTGAGGATGAATGGTGTGGTTGTGCCTGTGCTCGGCACCAGCAGCGGTGTTTTCGTTTTTAAAAATAAAAGCTGGCAAAAACTTACTACAGATGATGGATTGATTGACCCTTATGTGAACAGTCTGGTTGAACATAACGGCAAAGTCTATATCTGTACAAAAAAAGGTATATCAGTTTATAATGGTTCAGAGATTGATAACTCAATCAATACAAGTTTGAAAACAAACAACGTCAGTGTTTATTCATTGTTCTTTTCTGAAGATGGGGCAATCTTAATATTTGATGCAGGGAGAATTGCCCGGTATCAAAATTCAAAACTCACTACTTTGATAAAAGATCTTAGTCTCAGATGGTTACCTTTTCATGAACGTCCTGTTTTTATTCAGGATAAAAAAGGAAGAATTTATTTCGGGAATAGTTCAGCCAAGTTTTATATAGATGAGAATACAGGCAAATTAGTTCAACTGGGCAGTGAGAACGGATTTATCAGTGCCGGTGCAAATTCGGTATTCATTGATAAGGAGGAAAACATCTGGTTCTCATACGGTCGCGGCGTTGATAAAATCAGCACGCTTCGTTTCATCAACTACAATGAAAACACCGGGCTGCTTGAGGATGAAGTTGCTTCCATTGCGAGTCTTGATTCATCCACACTTGTTTTCGGTCATAACATGGGGCTTACATTCTTTTCGGAAACCGGCACTCAAAAAATTGATCTTCGCGATAAATTTAAAACCTCTTACATGCATTTCCGTGTAGGTGATATGGCGAAAGACTCTAAAGGAAATATCTGGTTTATTTCTGCCCAATTCGGTTTGGGAAAAATCAGTAAGTCTAAAAATATCACGTGGTATTCATCTGATCTTAATATCAACTTCAACTCTATTGCAGTTGATGATAATGATAAAGTCTGGATTGCGTCAACTAACGGGTTATTCACTTTGAGCGGCAACCGGCTGGTACCTGTTCATAATATTCCTGAGGCAAAATCATCAATTAGAAAAATTGAAAAAATAAACGGATTGTTGTATTTGCTTGGACCCGGAATCAGGATTTTGGATCCTCATCAATCCAGGTTAATTAAGACTATTTTCTTTGAAAAAAATAATGACCTCAACAATCATTATTCTGCTTTCAAAAATGATGAAGGTAAAATACTTATCGGAAATTACAAAGGAGTGTATGAACTTAGCGGAGACACACTGCTTCCATACGAGCCACTAAAAAATAAAATTAAAAGCCCGGTATATTTTATTACTCAGGATCGTGAAAAAAATTACTGGATAGGAACTAACAAGGGAGTTTATAAGTGGGATAACAAAATACTAAGGCAATTCACTAAAAATCATGGTCTTGCCGGAAACGAAACAAACCGTGCCGCTGTGTTAGTTGTTAATTTGAATCGTGTCTGGATAGGCACTGACGAGGGTGTATCGTGTTATTTGTCAGAGTATGATACTTACCCCGAAAAAATTCCTGATCCCCAGATTCTTTATTTTGAGCTTGAGGGAAAAGAAAGATTTCCATTAAGAATTCCATCAACTCTTTCGAGCAGTGATAATACTTTGTATTTCTATTTCCGCGGTGTTTCGTTTGTAAATGAACGATCAATTAATTTCAGGATAATGCTCGAACCATTTGATACAGAATGGATTGAGATTCGAGATAACAGCCCGCTGCCTACACGTTATACAAATCTTAATCCTGGAACATACGTGTTAAGAGTTCAGGCAAGAAACGGAAATGGCGAATGGAGTGAAGAAGTCCGTTCTGCTGAGATTACAATTAACCAGCCGTTTTATCGGCAGGCCTGGTTTGTAATTTTATTAATGGCTATTGCCGCAGGTGTTGCTTACGCGTTTTATAAATACGCCGCACAAAGACAATATTTCTCCAAACTTGAAACTGAAATAATTAAAAGAACATCAGAACTAAGAGCAAGTGAATATAAGTACCGGGAACTTGTCAAGACAATGAATGAAGGGCTTGCAATTGTTGATGTAAAAGGAAAGTACCAGTTTGTCAATCAAAGATATTGTGAAATGATCGGTGCTTCGGAAGAAGAACTGCTTGGGGCTAATATTGATTCATTCGGATTTAATGCATTAACAGATCAGGCATCAAATCAAATTGAAACACAGGAAAAGATTTTAAAAAGAAAAGATGGTTCAGAGATTTACGTTCTTGTATCACCCCGCCAGCTTTTTGATTTGTCGGGAATTTACCAGGGAAGTTTTGCAGTTTTTACAGACATAACACAGCGGAAGAAAGTCGAACTTTCATTGCAGGAGACAAATGAACGATATAAAGAACTTGCTGAAAGTTTTACAGACATGTTTTTTGCACTGGACCGTAATCTGTGTTATACATACTGGAACAGCGCGGCTGAAAAAATAACCGGCATTCAATCTGAAAATGTTCTTGGGAAATCGGTAACAGAAATCTTTCCTAAAATAAATTCTAACAGAATTCTAGTTTCTTTACAGGCAGTTGTCTTAAATCAAAAACCTGTTAACATTGTCTTTGATTCACACAAAGATGAAATACGTGAATACTTTGAGTTTAATATCTATCCGTCAAGACAGGGACTAGTTGTATTCTGCCGCGATATTACTGAGCGGATTGCCGCAGAAGAAGCTGTCAGAAAATATTCTGAAGAACTAAAAGAGTTGAATGCTGCCAAAGATAAATTCTTTTCCATTATTTCTCATGACCTGAAAAGTCCGTTCCAGGGATTGTTGGGATTCTCATCTGTCTTGAAAGATGAATATGAAAATCTTACTCCTGAAGAAATTAAAACATTCACGAGTCATATACAGAACACAACCAAAAACCTTTACAATCTTTTGCAGACGCTGCTGCAGTGGTCAAGAATACAAACAGGAAAAATGGAATTTCATCCCGCTGTTTGTAATTTAAATGAGGAAGTCACTTATGCATTCAATCTATTACAGGGAATGGCGGACAACAAAAGAATAAAACTGCAGAACAAAGTAAGTGAAGAGATTAGTGTTTATGCCGACACCAATATGCTTAACTCAATATTTCTGAACCTTATCACAAACGCAATTAAGTTTACTTTACCGGGTGGCAGTGTAACCATTACTGCTATCCGGGATTACAATCGAATAAAAGTTTCTGTGGAAGATACCGGTGTTGGTATTAAAGCAGAACATTTTGATTTCCTATTCAGAATTGACAAACAGTTTACTACCGCCGGGACCGACAGAGAAAGCGGCAGCGGGTTGGGACTTATAATCTGTAAAGACCTTGTCCGCAAACACAATGGTGAAATTTATGTTGAGAGTGAACCGGGCAGGGGAACCAGGTTTATTTTTACTCTTCCGGATGATAAAAAGAATTTCAGGTAG
- a CDS encoding PAS domain S-box protein: protein MKTVRVKKNNLNILIVHSSGKKPGELIPLIKRNGISAISFSTPGNAIRTGLSIKPTVILFAINSKAESGIYKTAASILKKVNTNFIFILENHDPGFFAKVKSGFDAEVIYKPYSKIEFDSVLKSVIKKHDASNKIEKYENYFKLIESGLPGHLIMIDSKGKILTANESFYKMSGYKKADLLNRNFSKILAKESKNIFTEKILSVLNKKGRIENAELTIISSKEKPVEISLDAISIKHPELGDEVYRAQIRELTESKELYLRLNETITKYNELIELVRDGIFIARNGKIEYANKAVTELLGYSSKQLLRKRLSDVVSPPDYNMVYTNYKNRITGKPAPDKYDVRLIRKNKEGITVNLKVKVFQTEKELVVLGTIKDITQSKLTIEALEQSEQRFKTFYENTLIGIYRSAPDGSILMANPALVAMLGYVSFDEMAQNNLKEFGYAPTYSRQWFRKEMAKHGQIIGHEAQWMRVDGTYIWIRESAKAVYGNNRQILFYDGTVENITEKKVADHALQTSEKRFHSLFTNMAEGAALHHLIVDANDMPVNYVLVDINPEYEKIVGLKREQVTGRLATEVYNIDSPPFLKEFSSTVLTGVSFQFETYYEPLKKYLLISVAPWGDYGFATIFSDITQRKLSEEALRLSEDRYRAFVQQSTDGIWCFALEKPMQVNSEIEMQVEYILKYGYLMECNDVYANMFGSSSSAGIIGAPIKKLLKQTEKQKEGFIRQFIESGYRVSDYESLEFDSKGKLRHIINNLAGIITENKLTHVWGTRRDITDRKDFELELRKLSRAVEQSSSSIIITDTNGNIEYVNPKFCEVTGYSFAEVAGKNPRILKSDFKTAADYKQMWQTISSGNEWHGEFLNMKKTGELYWEQASISPIINDDGIITSYLAIKEDVTQRKRFEEELIRAKESAERADKLKSEFLAQMSHEIRTPLNNILTYIGLVREEFESKLPVGMESSFKIIDNSSKRLIRTIELILNLSEIQTGNFKVRKEIINLDKDVLENISLEFHSRARAKDIELVYEKRTNNGKIFGDAYSIGQIFNNLLENAIKYTNHGRIDVQLYEKGDSVCVEVKDTGIGISTEYLPNLFSPFTQEEMGYTRRFEGNGLGLSLVKKYVDINDATISVESEKHKGSTFRVSFKQHH from the coding sequence ATGAAAACTGTTCGTGTTAAGAAGAATAATTTAAATATTTTGATAGTTCATTCATCAGGGAAAAAACCTGGTGAATTAATCCCCCTGATAAAGAGAAATGGAATTTCTGCGATTTCATTTTCTACCCCCGGTAATGCGATCAGAACAGGTTTAAGTATTAAGCCCACCGTTATTTTATTTGCGATAAACTCAAAAGCTGAATCAGGTATTTATAAGACTGCTGCATCAATATTAAAAAAGGTTAATACAAACTTTATTTTTATTCTTGAGAACCACGACCCCGGATTCTTCGCCAAAGTAAAATCCGGCTTTGATGCTGAAGTGATTTACAAGCCATATTCAAAGATTGAATTTGATTCTGTTCTGAAATCAGTAATTAAAAAACATGACGCTTCTAACAAAATTGAAAAATATGAAAATTATTTTAAGCTGATTGAATCGGGTCTGCCGGGACATCTCATAATGATTGACAGCAAGGGGAAAATCCTCACTGCAAACGAATCATTTTATAAAATGTCCGGTTATAAAAAAGCTGATCTGTTGAACAGGAATTTTTCAAAGATCTTAGCTAAAGAATCAAAAAATATTTTTACAGAGAAAATACTTTCTGTGCTTAACAAAAAGGGCAGAATTGAAAATGCTGAACTAACCATAATAAGTTCAAAAGAAAAGCCGGTTGAAATAAGTTTAGATGCAATCTCAATTAAACATCCGGAATTAGGTGATGAAGTATACCGGGCGCAGATTCGTGAATTGACTGAGTCAAAAGAACTTTATCTCCGTTTGAATGAAACAATAACAAAGTACAATGAACTTATTGAACTTGTGCGCGATGGAATATTCATAGCAAGAAATGGTAAAATTGAATATGCCAACAAAGCAGTGACAGAATTATTAGGTTATAGCAGTAAACAACTACTCAGAAAAAGATTGTCTGATGTAGTTTCGCCTCCTGACTATAACATGGTTTATACTAACTATAAAAATAGGATCACCGGTAAACCCGCACCCGATAAATATGATGTAAGACTAATCAGAAAAAATAAAGAAGGGATTACGGTTAATTTAAAGGTGAAAGTTTTTCAGACGGAAAAAGAATTAGTTGTGTTGGGAACAATAAAAGACATCACACAATCAAAATTAACTATTGAAGCACTGGAACAGAGTGAACAAAGATTCAAAACTTTTTATGAAAACACGTTGATCGGAATTTATCGTTCGGCTCCGGACGGAAGTATTCTAATGGCAAATCCTGCGCTGGTGGCAATGCTTGGATATGTTTCTTTCGATGAAATGGCTCAGAATAATCTTAAAGAATTTGGATATGCACCTACCTACAGCAGGCAGTGGTTCAGGAAAGAGATGGCAAAACATGGTCAGATCATCGGGCATGAAGCTCAATGGATGAGAGTTGACGGCACTTACATCTGGATCAGGGAAAGCGCGAAAGCAGTATATGGAAATAACAGACAAATATTATTTTACGATGGAACTGTTGAGAACATCACAGAAAAGAAAGTCGCTGATCATGCACTACAGACAAGTGAAAAAAGATTTCATTCTTTATTTACAAATATGGCTGAAGGCGCTGCACTTCATCACTTAATTGTAGATGCTAACGACATGCCTGTTAACTACGTACTTGTAGACATCAATCCCGAGTATGAAAAAATTGTTGGACTAAAAAGAGAACAGGTTACAGGAAGGCTTGCCACAGAAGTTTATAATATCGATAGCCCGCCTTTTCTTAAAGAATTCAGTTCGACAGTATTAACCGGGGTATCATTCCAGTTTGAAACCTATTATGAACCATTAAAGAAATACCTGTTAATTTCTGTAGCTCCCTGGGGTGACTATGGTTTTGCTACTATTTTTTCGGATATAACACAGCGCAAACTTTCAGAAGAAGCATTAAGATTAAGTGAAGACCGTTACAGAGCTTTCGTTCAGCAAAGCACAGACGGTATCTGGTGTTTCGCACTTGAAAAGCCAATGCAGGTAAATTCCGAAATTGAAATGCAGGTTGAATACATCCTTAAGTACGGATACCTTATGGAATGTAATGACGTATATGCCAATATGTTTGGAAGTAGTAGTTCTGCAGGTATAATAGGTGCGCCGATAAAGAAACTCCTTAAACAGACTGAGAAACAGAAAGAGGGATTTATAAGGCAGTTTATTGAATCCGGCTACAGAGTATCTGACTATGAATCACTCGAGTTTGATAGTAAAGGAAAGTTAAGGCATATCATTAATAACCTTGCCGGAATTATAACAGAAAATAAACTTACACATGTATGGGGAACAAGACGAGATATAACCGACAGGAAAGATTTTGAATTGGAATTAAGAAAACTGTCTCGTGCAGTTGAACAGAGTTCATCATCGATTATTATTACTGACACGAATGGTAACATTGAATATGTGAACCCAAAGTTTTGCGAAGTAACGGGATACAGCTTTGCTGAAGTGGCTGGTAAAAATCCCAGGATTCTAAAATCTGATTTTAAAACCGCAGCCGACTATAAACAAATGTGGCAGACTATAAGTTCAGGTAATGAATGGCATGGTGAATTTCTTAATATGAAAAAAACAGGCGAGTTGTATTGGGAACAGGCATCAATCTCACCAATTATTAATGACGACGGAATAATAACAAGCTACCTGGCTATAAAAGAAGATGTGACACAGCGGAAAAGATTTGAAGAAGAACTTATTCGCGCTAAAGAATCTGCAGAACGGGCAGACAAACTTAAATCAGAATTCCTCGCACAAATGTCGCACGAAATAAGAACGCCGCTGAATAATATACTTACATATATCGGACTTGTGAGAGAAGAATTTGAATCCAAACTACCGGTTGGAATGGAATCAAGTTTCAAAATAATTGACAACAGCTCGAAAAGATTAATCAGGACTATAGAATTAATCTTAAACCTTTCCGAAATACAGACCGGAAACTTTAAAGTAAGAAAAGAAATAATTAATCTTGATAAAGATGTTCTTGAAAATATCTCTCTTGAATTTCACAGCCGGGCTCGGGCAAAAGATATTGAATTGGTATATGAAAAGAGGACTAATAATGGAAAAATTTTCGGCGATGCATATTCAATCGGGCAAATTTTTAACAACCTGCTGGAGAACGCAATAAAATATACAAATCACGGCAGGATTGATGTTCAGTTGTATGAAAAAGGTGATAGTGTTTGTGTTGAAGTTAAAGATACAGGCATTGGAATTTCAACTGAATATCTTCCGAATTTATTCAGTCCGTTTACACAGGAAGAAATGGGATACACAAGAAGGTTTGAAGGAAACGGGCTTGGGCTGTCACTGGTAAAAAAATATGTTGATATAAATGATGCGACTATAAGTGTAGAAAGTGAAAAACACAAAGGAAGTACATTCAGAGTATCATTTAAACAGCATCACTAA
- a CDS encoding HAMP domain-containing histidine kinase: MFDDQIQNNKLQILGKLTASHVHEIRNPLSAIQLNLDYLKMLGSEIPSDAHTSINDCNEALQRIQSLIEMLLEFSRKPNAELSQDSLNQVTLDAIEIMKENARFKNVTIEKDLATDVENFRIPKNKVLQVMLNLITNGIDSCTKEGKLNIRTYKRNDNKNSFIYWEVQDNGIGISEENKQKIFKDFFTNKKNGTGLGLSVCRMLLEEYNAKLDFESELNKGSRFFIKFNHNSTGQ; this comes from the coding sequence ATGTTTGATGACCAAATCCAAAATAATAAGCTTCAGATACTTGGAAAACTAACTGCAAGCCATGTACACGAAATCAGAAACCCTCTTTCAGCAATTCAATTGAATTTAGATTATCTAAAAATGCTCGGGTCAGAAATTCCATCCGACGCCCATACTTCAATCAATGATTGCAACGAAGCTCTGCAAAGGATTCAATCTTTAATAGAAATGCTTCTTGAATTTTCCCGTAAACCGAATGCCGAATTAAGTCAGGATTCTCTTAACCAGGTAACTTTAGATGCCATTGAGATAATGAAAGAGAATGCGCGGTTTAAGAATGTCACTATTGAAAAAGACCTGGCGACCGATGTGGAAAATTTCAGGATACCAAAAAACAAAGTGCTTCAGGTTATGCTTAACCTCATCACCAACGGAATTGATTCCTGTACAAAAGAAGGTAAGCTGAACATCAGAACATATAAACGTAATGATAATAAAAACTCTTTTATTTACTGGGAAGTTCAGGATAACGGTATCGGGATCAGCGAGGAAAACAAACAGAAAATATTTAAAGACTTTTTTACAAATAAAAAAAACGGTACAGGACTTGGCTTAAGTGTTTGCAGAATGCTGCTTGAAGAGTACAATGCCAAACTCGATTTTGAAAGTGAACTAAATAAAGGTTCCCGGTTCTTCATTAAATTCAACCATAACTCTACAGGACAATGA
- the fliD gene encoding flagellar filament capping protein FliD codes for MAVDLLTTSGINSLINSYKLTESSRLITPINTRKTKYQSLSTAYSNLSSKLDALKSLLNELKTSGSGSAFSSKSATSSNTNFLTATASSLAGLGSYDLRISQLAKSDIAMSHELTSSAISALDGVHSFMIKTGDGSTGEYTSTIEVEFDSSDPTQTNKSVMEKIRDAINSDKAIVKSNTFSASAAYTGGPGTLKLNLNGTETEISYNGGGTYEDLIDELVTNISANTSGVVAEKVVDSPNPGDVSLKLTVSDSSKYISISHSTGADIVSDLNIGVTKEKGASGIVTAASFSPDATTSQFSLTSKSTGLDFRIKELTDLNGGSALSFLGLNLGSSRPEFTQSADLTDTPGFMYSDITAGGNLLNSRINFNGLDIQRNSNTINDLVTGVTFTLKSVMQPTDTTVNVAIQNNVPSIKTKIEEFVAKFNDVYSYIKTNSTTSKDERGVFVGDSSATSILNSFASTAYTPVSGILQGSLNTLSQLGITFNSSTGLVISDSALLEQKLTESISQVEAVFNSTNGVASKLFSIVSPYTGSTGYLANSISSLSTNIQGLDDKLTSVQNRINKTAESLRAQYQRLQLQLASLLDLSGSFSDTNSFF; via the coding sequence ATGGCAGTTGATTTGTTAACTACTTCAGGTATTAATTCTCTCATAAACTCTTACAAGCTTACTGAGAGTTCTCGTTTGATAACGCCCATCAATACGAGGAAGACAAAGTATCAAAGCTTATCAACTGCCTATAGTAATCTTAGTTCTAAACTTGATGCTCTTAAATCTCTTCTAAATGAATTAAAAACTTCAGGATCCGGTTCAGCATTCAGTTCTAAATCGGCAACATCGTCAAACACAAATTTTTTAACTGCAACCGCAAGTTCACTTGCTGGTCTTGGCAGTTACGATCTCCGTATTTCTCAACTGGCAAAAAGTGATATTGCGATGTCACATGAATTGACTTCATCAGCCATAAGCGCGCTTGATGGAGTTCACAGTTTTATGATAAAAACCGGTGACGGAAGTACTGGTGAATATACAAGTACGATTGAAGTCGAATTTGATTCTTCTGATCCCACACAGACAAATAAATCTGTAATGGAAAAGATAAGGGATGCGATAAACTCCGATAAAGCTATTGTGAAATCGAATACATTTTCTGCATCTGCTGCGTACACCGGAGGACCTGGAACTTTAAAACTAAATCTTAACGGTACTGAAACTGAAATTTCATACAACGGCGGCGGAACATATGAAGATTTAATTGATGAATTAGTCACAAATATTTCAGCAAATACATCAGGTGTGGTTGCTGAAAAAGTTGTGGATTCACCAAACCCGGGAGATGTAAGCTTAAAACTTACTGTTTCGGATTCATCAAAATATATTTCAATATCTCATTCAACCGGCGCTGATATTGTCAGTGATCTGAATATCGGTGTTACCAAGGAGAAAGGTGCTTCCGGTATTGTAACAGCGGCATCATTTTCACCAGATGCAACAACATCACAATTTTCACTTACCTCCAAGTCCACCGGACTTGATTTCAGAATCAAAGAATTAACAGATCTTAACGGAGGATCAGCATTAAGTTTTCTGGGGCTTAATCTTGGTTCTTCCAGACCTGAGTTTACTCAATCTGCCGACCTGACCGATACACCGGGATTTATGTACAGTGACATCACTGCAGGGGGAAATCTTTTAAATTCAAGAATAAATTTTAACGGTCTGGATATACAAAGAAACTCAAACACAATAAATGATCTTGTTACAGGCGTTACATTTACATTAAAGTCTGTGATGCAGCCGACTGATACGACCGTAAACGTTGCAATACAGAATAATGTGCCTTCAATCAAAACAAAGATTGAGGAATTTGTTGCAAAGTTTAATGATGTATACTCTTACATAAAAACTAACAGTACAACATCAAAAGATGAACGCGGGGTATTTGTAGGCGATTCAAGCGCTACCTCAATTCTAAATAGTTTTGCTTCAACCGCTTATACTCCGGTGTCGGGTATTTTGCAGGGGAGCCTGAACACACTTTCACAATTGGGAATTACTTTCAATTCTTCAACAGGATTGGTTATTTCCGATAGTGCATTGTTGGAACAAAAATTAACCGAGAGTATAAGCCAGGTTGAGGCTGTATTTAATTCAACCAACGGAGTTGCGTCAAAACTGTTTAGTATTGTTTCACCTTACACAGGTAGTACCGGTTACCTGGCAAATTCAATTTCGTCACTCTCCACGAATATTCAGGGGCTGGATGATAAACTTACATCTGTCCAAAACAGAATAAATAAGACCGCGGAAAGTCTGCGTGCACAATACCAGAGATTGCAGTTACAACTGGCAAGTCTTTTGGATTTATCGGGGTCGTTCTCAGATACGAATTCCTTCTTTTAA
- a CDS encoding sigma-54-dependent Fis family transcriptional regulator: protein MKFKVLIVDDDDLVCLSLKKVLLKLGYDVEVCMKGEEAVSTVEEFEPDVILLDIYLTTHNGLDLLKDFKKKFYHIPIIMITGYSDIKIAVSAIKSGAFDFLLKPIDLEHLQMVISRALETSSLKTEVDKLHTLLKSDELTREFFGKSKKMQRLVASVEKLALSSDTTILISGESGTGKEVIAKYIHQKSPRKDSTYIEINCATIPKELAESELFGHERGAFTGAAQKTKLGKFELANGGTILLDEIGELSKDLQVKLLRVLQERKFYRLGGEKEISINVRVLAATNRNLEEEVKSGNFREDLFYRLNVAQVIVPPLRERKEDIALLAYSFLKEFSIKFGKVVKGIDAEAISILESYPWKGNVRELRNVMERAVLLLEDDELKAEHLSSLAESGASAEKDEDKFILKIPSKGVQIDLVLKSLIQKTLKITNGNQVKAAKILGLSRSKLRYRMEQLGIEVTRNILSE, encoded by the coding sequence ATGAAATTTAAAGTTCTAATTGTTGATGATGATGATCTTGTTTGTCTGTCTCTGAAAAAAGTGCTGCTAAAATTAGGTTATGATGTTGAAGTGTGTATGAAAGGTGAAGAAGCCGTTTCCACTGTTGAAGAATTTGAACCGGATGTGATTTTGCTCGACATATATCTTACAACTCACAATGGTCTTGATCTTCTTAAAGATTTTAAGAAAAAATTTTACCACATCCCCATCATAATGATTACAGGGTATTCCGATATTAAAATTGCGGTGAGCGCTATAAAATCAGGCGCATTTGATTTCCTGTTAAAGCCGATTGACCTTGAACACTTACAAATGGTGATCAGTCGTGCACTTGAAACATCCAGCCTAAAAACTGAGGTAGATAAACTTCACACATTATTAAAATCAGATGAACTTACACGTGAATTTTTCGGCAAGAGCAAAAAGATGCAGCGGCTTGTAGCATCAGTTGAAAAGCTTGCGCTTAGCAGTGATACGACAATTTTAATCAGCGGTGAAAGCGGAACAGGAAAAGAAGTAATTGCAAAATATATTCATCAGAAAAGCCCAAGGAAGGATAGCACCTATATAGAAATTAACTGCGCAACAATTCCAAAAGAACTTGCCGAAAGTGAATTGTTTGGACACGAACGCGGCGCATTCACAGGGGCAGCGCAAAAAACAAAACTCGGAAAATTTGAACTTGCAAACGGCGGAACCATACTGCTTGATGAAATCGGTGAACTATCAAAGGATCTGCAGGTAAAACTATTACGGGTTTTACAGGAAAGAAAATTCTACAGGCTTGGCGGTGAAAAAGAGATTTCGATTAATGTTAGAGTACTCGCGGCTACAAACAGGAATCTTGAAGAAGAAGTGAAGAGCGGTAATTTCCGGGAAGATTTATTTTATCGTTTGAATGTCGCACAGGTTATCGTACCGCCATTAAGAGAAAGAAAAGAAGATATAGCACTGCTTGCATACTCTTTTCTAAAAGAGTTTTCTATAAAATTCGGAAAAGTCGTAAAAGGGATTGACGCGGAAGCAATTTCAATCCTTGAGTCATATCCCTGGAAAGGTAATGTAAGAGAATTAAGAAATGTTATGGAACGCGCTGTTCTTCTGCTTGAAGATGATGAATTAAAAGCCGAGCATCTTTCTTCACTTGCGGAATCAGGTGCGTCTGCTGAAAAAGATGAGGATAAATTTATACTTAAGATCCCATCAAAAGGTGTTCAGATTGATCTTGTGTTAAAATCACTGATCCAAAAAACTTTGAAAATAACTAACGGCAACCAGGTTAAGGCAGCTAAGATACTTGGACTTTCAAGATCTAAACTCCGCTACAGGATGGAACAACTTGGAATTGAAGTAACAAGAAATATTTTATCTGAGTAG